From a region of the Janthinobacterium sp. 61 genome:
- a CDS encoding DUF4214 domain-containing protein, with protein QMAPVIESVNKSLTALGMTNVSTTKQYADAVLKLTQSGALATESGQQLYLQLLALAPAFKSVTDYNEKLNKSLEEVAAASAAAAKAAADGAIAAAKAAEEAASAIASGLLSAVDAAFATLQTVVNREKTALAKANEIAAKAMQVRIDAETAAMAKHKSLADALKSSLDQMNVSGTMEDVGRASAQAQIAAALAIAKAGGPLPAADSLKDALSSVTKDASDKFATYDDYLVDFYRTQNDIAALGKLTDSSLSIEQRTLDLLQQQKDASQVAYEAEVARLDGILETARSQIDVLKGIDTTSLSILQAITGLASAMAAAQANSSVGALSGINNAYQAALGRAPEKAGMDYWGGLANSGVSIGDIVSGIKNSPEAQAQALYKSVMGRAGDAAGIDYWTNVLAGGSSIDQVRAAMMGSAEYQKLHSFDVGTNRLPFDTLALVHEGERIIPAADNRELMARLSSPTSNNDALAAELREQRIENEKLRVMLELTCTPSPKTRSTPLTRSKAPRMATCR; from the coding sequence AGCAGATGGCGCCCGTCATCGAGAGCGTCAACAAATCTTTGACCGCGCTCGGAATGACCAACGTCAGCACGACGAAGCAGTACGCCGACGCGGTGCTGAAACTTACGCAGTCCGGCGCCCTGGCCACTGAGTCCGGGCAGCAACTGTATCTGCAATTGCTGGCCTTGGCGCCCGCTTTCAAATCCGTCACCGATTACAACGAAAAGCTCAATAAGTCCCTGGAGGAAGTGGCGGCGGCATCAGCAGCAGCGGCGAAGGCGGCGGCGGACGGGGCTATCGCGGCGGCGAAGGCGGCCGAGGAAGCTGCTTCTGCTATCGCCTCCGGCTTGTTGTCGGCGGTCGATGCGGCATTTGCCACACTGCAAACCGTGGTGAACCGGGAGAAGACGGCGCTGGCTAAGGCGAATGAAATCGCGGCAAAGGCGATGCAGGTTCGCATCGATGCCGAAACGGCGGCGATGGCGAAGCACAAGTCGCTGGCCGATGCGCTCAAGTCGAGCCTCGACCAAATGAACGTGTCGGGCACGATGGAGGATGTGGGCCGTGCCAGCGCGCAGGCGCAGATCGCAGCGGCGCTGGCCATTGCCAAGGCGGGCGGTCCGCTGCCGGCGGCTGACTCGCTGAAAGATGCGCTGTCGAGCGTGACGAAAGACGCCAGCGACAAGTTCGCCACCTACGACGACTACCTGGTCGATTTCTACAGGACGCAGAACGACATCGCGGCATTGGGTAAATTGACTGATTCCTCGCTGTCGATCGAGCAGCGAACGCTTGACCTGCTGCAGCAGCAGAAAGATGCCAGCCAAGTGGCCTACGAGGCGGAAGTGGCGCGCCTGGACGGCATCCTCGAAACGGCGCGCTCGCAGATCGATGTGCTTAAAGGCATCGATACCACCTCGCTGTCGATCCTTCAGGCGATAACAGGCCTGGCCAGTGCGATGGCGGCAGCGCAGGCCAATTCCAGCGTAGGAGCGCTGTCGGGCATCAACAATGCCTACCAGGCTGCGCTGGGCCGTGCGCCCGAGAAGGCCGGCATGGACTACTGGGGTGGCCTGGCCAACAGCGGCGTGTCGATAGGCGATATCGTTTCCGGGATCAAGAACTCGCCCGAGGCGCAGGCGCAGGCACTCTACAAATCGGTGATGGGGCGCGCGGGCGACGCGGCCGGCATCGATTACTGGACCAATGTACTTGCCGGTGGCTCGTCCATCGACCAGGTGCGCGCGGCGATGATGGGCAGCGCCGAGTACCAGAAATTGCACTCGTTCGACGTTGGCACGAACCGTCTCCCATTCGACACGCTGGCCCTGGTACACGAGGGCGAGCGCATCATTCCTGCGGCTGACAACCGCGAGTTGATGGCGCGCCTCAGCAGCCCGACGTCGAACAATGACGCGCTGGCCGCCGAGCTGCGCGAACAGCGCATTGAGAACGAGAAACTGCGCGTGATGCTGGAACTCACCTGTACGCCATCGCCAAAAACACGCTCAACACCGCTGACTCGCTCGAAGGCGCCGCGAATGGCGACATGCCGCTGA
- a CDS encoding WD40 repeat domain-containing protein: protein MNAKQVQANTSAASAAASVDAATAQVAAAQAARDAAVVARIAAQAAASDAQQAATGTVLIGTSTTSLVIGTGNKTLTTQSGKQYAANIFITAVSASDPTRFMSGTVVSYSGTTLVIAVTAVGGSGATVANWNISVTGAPGAAAIATLAGNATGAINLLNGTAPAASATPDIWAAGGNRVPISSGTPITGFPTAPQAGAQRTLVAAVAFSMTSGANLVIAGGSTAVAIGDEVDVTAETPTLFKVWVRRVTSASGASTGDTLTTARVLPTPDWLKCDGADYLASSYPELAGLLGPARSFAKLADPATLPAGAGGGVAYSADGVYLAIAHNVTPFISVYKLTAGVYVKLAALPAAPGLPRGLAISPDGVYLAACTVQSPYLTLWKRTGDTFASYAFTGNLSSAVVATTTSVAFSPNGQFFAVGNTPVGVNTNLYIHTYSGGVFSQVASMGSASLLFNGCQAMAFSPDGTHLVASGVSAPFMAAWSISGNTFTNTPTFSAQTTYSGLNATYSSDSKYLAVGLFSINGPGLAVYKRSGNAYTKLPNPAGAPEGYGSGTSFSPDTGQLAVATSAAPYLLVFRRSGDQFILRSDMPSTTVVQTLSQASAAAFSPVGSDLACSSTNTPFLQVFRETVDATRVRVPNLPAADTLVASYIKT, encoded by the coding sequence GTGAATGCAAAACAGGTGCAGGCGAATACGTCAGCTGCAAGCGCTGCAGCATCGGTCGACGCAGCCACGGCGCAGGTCGCGGCTGCGCAGGCGGCACGCGATGCTGCTGTTGTGGCGCGTATCGCCGCCCAGGCCGCCGCCTCCGACGCCCAGCAGGCCGCAACCGGGACAGTGCTGATCGGCACAAGTACGACGTCCTTGGTCATTGGCACGGGCAACAAAACGCTGACCACCCAGTCCGGCAAGCAGTACGCCGCCAACATTTTCATCACCGCGGTCAGTGCTTCCGACCCCACTCGCTTTATGTCCGGCACGGTGGTTTCTTACTCGGGCACGACGCTGGTCATCGCGGTGACTGCGGTTGGCGGGAGTGGCGCTACAGTAGCGAACTGGAACATTTCGGTTACTGGCGCCCCGGGCGCTGCGGCCATCGCAACACTTGCCGGAAATGCCACCGGTGCCATTAACCTTCTCAACGGCACCGCGCCAGCAGCCAGCGCCACACCGGATATCTGGGCGGCCGGCGGAAACCGGGTGCCTATCAGCTCCGGCACCCCGATTACGGGTTTCCCTACTGCACCCCAAGCCGGTGCCCAGCGGACGTTGGTGGCCGCAGTGGCGTTTTCGATGACGAGCGGTGCGAACCTGGTCATCGCAGGCGGCAGTACGGCCGTAGCCATAGGCGACGAGGTCGATGTCACAGCCGAGACTCCCACGCTGTTCAAGGTGTGGGTGCGGCGGGTGACCAGTGCGTCCGGAGCCTCCACGGGCGACACGCTTACTACAGCGCGCGTTCTGCCTACCCCCGACTGGCTGAAATGTGACGGGGCCGATTACCTGGCAAGCAGCTACCCTGAGCTTGCCGGACTTCTCGGCCCCGCGCGGTCTTTCGCTAAGTTGGCCGATCCGGCTACGCTCCCAGCGGGAGCAGGCGGAGGTGTCGCATATTCCGCTGATGGCGTGTATCTCGCCATCGCGCATAACGTAACTCCCTTCATCTCTGTGTACAAGCTGACTGCTGGGGTCTATGTCAAACTAGCGGCCCTGCCGGCGGCCCCTGGCTTGCCGAGGGGGCTGGCGATCAGCCCCGACGGCGTTTACCTTGCCGCATGCACTGTGCAGTCTCCTTATCTGACCCTGTGGAAGCGTACGGGAGACACCTTTGCCTCATACGCCTTTACAGGAAATCTGTCCTCTGCGGTCGTTGCTACCACTACGTCCGTAGCATTTTCACCCAATGGGCAGTTTTTCGCCGTGGGGAATACCCCCGTAGGTGTAAACACAAATCTATATATTCATACGTACTCGGGAGGGGTGTTTAGCCAGGTGGCATCGATGGGCTCAGCATCGCTTCTTTTCAATGGTTGTCAGGCGATGGCGTTTAGCCCCGATGGCACACATTTGGTAGCGTCGGGAGTCTCGGCGCCCTTCATGGCAGCCTGGAGCATCTCTGGGAACACTTTCACCAATACCCCTACATTCAGCGCTCAAACCACTTATTCTGGACTTAACGCTACCTACAGCAGCGACAGCAAATACCTGGCTGTCGGGCTTTTCTCCATCAATGGGCCGGGGCTTGCAGTTTACAAGCGGTCAGGTAATGCCTACACAAAGTTACCTAATCCAGCCGGAGCCCCTGAAGGTTACGGCAGTGGGACATCGTTTAGCCCCGACACGGGGCAACTAGCCGTGGCTACGTCGGCGGCGCCCTATCTGCTTGTATTCCGCCGCAGCGGTGACCAGTTCATTCTCCGCTCCGATATGCCGAGCACTACCGTGGTGCAGACACTTTCTCAGGCGTCAGCAGCCGCATTTAGCCCGGTGGGTAGTGATCTCGCGTGTTCGTCGACTAACACGCCCTTTTTACAGGTGTTTCGAGAAACCGTCGATGCTACGCGAGTTCGGGTGCCAAACCTACCGGCAGCCGACACGCTGGTCGCCAGTTACATTAAGACCTAA